In the genome of Ursus arctos isolate Adak ecotype North America unplaced genomic scaffold, UrsArc2.0 scaffold_22, whole genome shotgun sequence, the window TCTTCTTGGGTCTTGAGTCTGCCTGCTTTTGGACTAGAACTACATATTGGCTCTCTTGGCTGTCCAGGTTGCTGACTAaagatcttgggacttctcagcttccataatcacgtgagccaattccttatttaaatatatgtatatttaatatatatatggtccctctggagaatcctgaccaATGTACCATGTGCACAACGCTTTTCCCATATTCAAGGGGATAGctcatcttctctctccccatGCCTTCTGCCCTTTCCTGATGAACCTAGGCCTCAGAGTGTCTGCTTATAGCATTCAGCCTGCCTGGATCCCTGTCAGTGATTGGAAAGCCAGCGTCCTGGATGTATGTATTTCCTTGTCCTGGCTGGTCAGCATCCCCAGGAAGACCACGCCAATGAtctctccccacctgcctcttAGCTATATGGCTGGGGAAAAATACAAACGCTAACCAGATCCTTGAGGTCTCCAGGCTCATCCGGGCCCCCCCATAATCGACCAATGCCTTCGATGGCTCACTCTTGGTCTCTCTTCCACCACGCAAGGGCTGAACCCCACCCTTGCACTGCCATTCTTAACAGATCACCTTGACTCCATTTCCCTGAGGAAAACCTCACTTGACAGGAGATCCTGCAACTTCCCTTCATTCCCCAATTCGAAGTGTCTCTGATTCTTcatccatctctttctcttttcctcccagaGGGAAAGGTCTTCAGGCCATTGATGTAAAGGCAAAGTGTCCACACCCAACTCAAATACATGGGCAGGAGGTCCCAAGGGTGTGCATGGTCAGTTTGGGGCAGCAACGCGTCTTCATCAGAGGTGATTCTCTCCTCTGGCCTTCTTCCCATGGAATGATCTCAAGGGATCCGCCCTTGCTAAGGCAGACTCCCACTAGGCCCTCGTACGGGTGGCCACAGCCTAGGGCAGCCTCTGTAGCACGTCCCTCATCTCGTGCAGGACCATCACTTTCATCTGCCTTCTCCATTCAggtccttctccccacctcctgttTCATTAGAAGGCTCTCCTTCTCATTtcaatctttctctttcctctaaatCCTTATCCCTAGtttcaaatatacttaaaatgtttCCAGCCTTAATTGTCCCCTTCTCAGccctactgttccccctgctacTGCCTTAAatgtctcctctccttcccaccaaCTCTCTTGAGAGAGTACCCAGCACTCTCTGCCATCAGTTCAAACTAACTGTCCTCACACGTGAATTCTTATCAGGGCTAAGAAGTCCAACCTCACCCACCCACCTTGCCAACTAGATGCCAGGACTTGACCTAATTAAGGGAGTTGGTTAGTTTCCTGACAGGCAGATATTATCATTCCCACTGTACcaagaagaaaactgagactcagaaaaaaTTACAGATTGCCCAAAGTTACGTAGTATGTTAGAGTCAGAGCTCCTTCCAATACACAGCAGTGAACTAGCTACTGCATAGAATAACTGCTGTATATCAGGCACATGCTAAGAGTCTTAGAGAGGGTCACTCATTGAAACCTTTCCCAAAGTACAGACTAGCATCTCCACCTGACCACTCTACAATTCTGCTTGGATGTCTAATAGACATCTCAAGAGTGACATCTCCAAAATTGAACTTAGGATCTTTTCCCAAAAAATTGTTCCACTTGCAGCTTTCACTGTCTCAATTGATGACAACTTCTTCATTCTaattcagcacacacacacacacacacacacacacacacacacaattgggCTCATCTTTGATTCCTCCATTTCACACCTCACATACAATTTCTCAGAAAATCCTGTTGTCTCTAAAGGTATCCCTGTTCTACCCACTTCTCACCACTTCCACTGCTACTGCTGGCCTGGTCCCCTCCACCATCACCTCTCTCCCTTGGTTACCTGCTCATCTCCTTAACAagtctccctgctctttctctctcatctcctcTCCTCAGCAACCACCCCACCCCGGCCCATTCTATTCTTCTCAAAgcagagtgatccttttaaaactcAGACAGATCATGACTTTCCCCTGCTCCAAACCCTGCAATggctccccacctccctcagaCTAAAAGTCGAAGTCCTTACCATGGCTTAGGATGTCCTTAATGATCTGCTCCACAAGCCCTCTTCAAAGGTCCATCTCCTGCTCTTTCCTGCCATGATCTTAACACTCCAGCCACCAAATAGCCTTGTCACACACTCCAAGCCTGCTCCTGCCTCAAAGCCTTTGCACTGGCTGATCCCTCTACCTGGAGGCTGCTCCCCCCAATACAGccagctccctctcctccttaAATCCACTCAGATCTCACATTCTCGTTGTTACCTACCCTAACTCCTGATTCCCCCTCATTCCCCgctaatttctcctttttcacaGCACTCATCACCttctaacattttatataatgtatCCATTTGTCTCTCTCCACTAGTTCGTGAATTTTTCGAGGACAACGATCCTCGTTTTGTTCATTGATATATAGTCCAAGCGCCTAAAACAGCGTCTGGCACATATTCAAACTGGTGAATGAATAAGCCACCGCACTGACATCTTATGACGCTGTCAAGAAGTGCCTTTAAAAGGCACTTCAACATTCACCATCGCTTTGAAGTCTGAATGGAGAAACTGCGACCCATTCTCTGCTCTCTGGGTCCATCTGGCGGCAGCTGCGCAGACGGAATTGGTCCTCTTCTCTCCGCGCGGTCCCAAGTTTGTTCGGAACTATCTAACTCGGTTCTCACTGAGTGTTCATCGGACCAAAATCAAAGAGCACAAACTCAGAGCAGGAACTTGTAGTGCCCTGAGAGGCATCCCCCGTAACCAATAGGCGCAAAGATCTAGTTCACGTGGTGCATATTCAGCCTATCGGATCCCAATATTCTTCAACTCACCCCCTTCCGCTCCTAGCTCCCTCTCTCTGGACAAGATGGCCACTCCGGCAGCCCCGGCGAGTGCTCCTGCCGCcactccagctccagcccccGCCCCGGCCGCGGCCCCAGCCTCGGTCCCAGCTCCGGCCCCAACCCCAGCCTCAGCGCCGGCTCCGGCTCCAGCGCCGGTCCCAGCTCCAACGCCGGCTCCAGCCTCAGACCCGGCGACTGCAGCGGCCACGACTGCGGCTCCAGGCCAGACCCCGGCCTCAACGCCAGCCCCAGCGCAAACTCCGGCGCAGTCGCTGCCGGGTCCTGCTCTCCCAGGCCCCTTCCCCGGCGGCCGTGTGGTCCGGCTGCACCCGGTCATTTTGGCCTCCATCGTGGACAGCTACGAGCGACGCAACGAGGGCGCTGCGCGTGTTATCGGGACCCTGCTGGGTGAGTGGTCAGACCGAATTGACGTTCTCTTCTACCTCCCATCTCCCTTTTATCTTGCTCACTTCTCGTCCCAGCCTCATTGATCTCTTACCTATTCCTTTATTCCACCTTCCAGCCGCGATTTATCTCCTTAAGGAACTTGAACTTTCCTGCCAGATTGCTGTCACTTTGGTCGACATAAAATACGTAAGGAGTCGTGAGTTATTGAGTAAATACCGTATGCCGAATGATTTacgttttgtttttaatcttcccaGTATTATTTCAGGTCAAGTGTGATTAGCCACAGACTACCAAAAATGAATTCAGATGCTGACTAGAAGTCGAAAACGTTTGGCTCCCTAAACCCCGTgacctcgccccccccccccattctacggactaaatgtctttatttttcaggtGTTTACAAAGACGTTTTTAACCAGTTGGCAAAGGAGTGGGGACATCTGTAAAAAGACACCCCCTTcaacaagtaaatgaaaacaaagttggGCAGAAACTCCTTCAGGGTTTCCATAATATTCTGCTTTCCTAGACATTTAATCCTGGTCTTTTGTAGTCTCCCtgatatgttaatttgtaaaacTGAGAGGCAGTAAAGAGGGATTATTGATAATATGCCCCTTTCTCTGGGGACTGCTGATCGCATCAAAGTCATTTTCACTCCATCTTTGTCACCAATTTTAGATACCTTTGTGGATCCACTCTAGCCTCATTCATcgtttttcttaaatatgtaatAGTCCTTCCACCATAGAAGACAATGGGTGTGTTGCAAAGAGGACAAGATTTGTAGGGAGGTTTCTCCAAATATTAATCATGTGCGTTGGGACAAATTACCTAAAGTCTAGTTCTTTGGGGGGCTACTTAGTCTTTGCAAGAACTGAATTATTACCCAAAGCATCTAACTACTGACGCACAGTAGGTACAGAACCGCTATTGGTTGCCGTCCTGCTCCACAACAGGGCTATACACTCCCCTCCAAAACCCGCacgtgtgcgcgcgtgcgtgcacacacacacacacacaaacacacagtctTCTGCTCTCTGTTTTTGAAGGTTCAGCATTTTACAGGAACTTCAGTTGTTCCATTATCTTCCAGACATTGTCAGGGTTTTCCTCAAACCTTTGTATTCTCTTTATCACAAGTGCCTTCCCTGGTTTCCCTCATTTAAGTTCCACTCATTTTCCAGGATTCCAGGAAAAGTGTTAAATATCAGTCCTTTATCTCACACTACCACCCTCACCTCCATTCTTAACCTCCCAAAATATAATAGTATTCTGTAACTGTGTCCTGTTTTCAGCTTCTGTTATAAATGATTTTTGCAACACTAACTTGGCACTTGACAAATGCTGATTTACTCTTTTCGCTCCACTGCCAAATGTTTCAAACTCACTGGAGCTATTTAACTAAAGAAACAATTCTCCACCCAGGGAGAGCACTAAGTGCCCCAGATACTGTAGTAACCCTAGTTAGACCAACTATTATCTAGATCTTTAGATCCTTCTTCCAGACTGGGATCATGGTACAGTGCTAGGTCTTATAGAGGCAGTACTTACTGAAGATTGAAACAGACTGCTCACTAGGAGCTTATAAATTTTCTCAGATATTAATTCACGGAACATACTTAATTTGGTTAAATGAAGTCACTGGTACCTTTTAAGTACCATAAAACTGTTAGGTATTTAGAATTCAAAGTTTGATAAAACAACTTCTTCTCTAACATTAAATTTAAGATGAAGATCTACTTATATGCAAATAATTAGAATACAATGTGATAAATGCTCGAATTGAAAGGTATTATAGTGGCATGGAACTATAGAAGAATGAAAACTTCAGAAGTTTGAAATGGTCAGCTTTATTGAATGCCAGTGAGAGATCAAATAAGATAAGGCATATTTATCCACTGGGTTTGGAGGCATAGTTTCAGCTACGGGAGCAGAAACCATAGTGAAATGGAATTAAACAGACACCGGTGTGGCAGCATTGCGGGCTGTGGTAGAGGGGGACGTGCTTGAAGCCTTGTGTGGGTGGTGCTAGTAGGTTAGAGAAACATGGAGAACTCAAGGGACTAGCAGTCTTAGGTCAAGAAACAAATGTAGTGGGAATAAAGGTATCAGAACTAGAATAGAAGCTTGTAGTAAAAGATTAATACTGATGTTTAAGGTTCACAGGTAAAAGTTTTCTGGATGATGATGGGATTAAGGTTATGACCATGGGACTGGATGGCTGAAGGGAGGTACAGGTGAAGCTCCCTAAAATTGTATTCCGAAGCTAGGCCTCTGTATGGGTGGCCTACATAAACATTGTCAGAATTTTCCAGGTAGTTTTGCGGATTGAATTATAAGAGAAAACCTAGTGGCTGGCAAGTGAAGGTCACAGAGTGAAGATCTGGCACAGAACCGGTAGCAGGAAAGAGCAGATAGCAGAAGAGCTTGTGAAGGAAGAACAGACCCTGTTTGTTGGTGGTTAAAGAAAACAGTTCACTtcagagcttcagttttctgGAGAATCCTGGTTCCATTGATGCACATGGCTGAACTTGGAGCTTATAAGTTCAATTTTTTGTTCATTGACATTGAGGAAGCTTCTGAACGCATTTGGAAAGTGGTTGGAGGCTGTTGACAGCTCTAGGGTTTTATAACACGTGGACAATTCTCTCTCACAGGAACCGTTGACAAGCATTCAGTGGAGGTTACTAACTGCTTTTCAGTGCCGCACAACGAGTCAGAAGATGAGGTGAGTGGGTGCTTGAGCTGCCACTGTGTGGTCTGTAGCTGTTCGTTCGCTAGGCTCTCCTtaaggctccccctcccccctgcacaacATGTTGAGCTCATAACTAGAAGTTCTACAGTTCAAAGAGCTTTTTTCTTATGTGTACATACTTGTGGGGCCTCTTTTGTCTCCTGGGGGTGGCTCCTtgtcctttccttctgtttttttctatggACTTCTGGCTTCTTAGCTTCCTTTTCTGCCTGCCTTCTTAGGTGGCTGTTGACATGGAATTTGCTAAGAACATGTATGAATTACACAAGAAAGTCTCTCCAAATGAGCTCATCCTTGGCTGGTAAGTCGGAGTGGGGGGATGGAAAGTTTCGGTAATTGCCCAGCTTTTTGCCACCAGATGAGACGTTATACTGTCTTTTGGAGACAGAATACTGGGAGTGTATTACCTCAAGGATCCACGAATTTAGTGTGTTTACTGGCAATTCTGGTCTCATGAGGCCAAGAATATTTACTTCGAAATGTAGCTTTTACTGAGCAAGTATTTTTGCCCTGCTGGTGACTTAATAATGTTGTAAGAGCTCTGAGAGTCAgactttgatttgatttgatacAGTTTTCaggttatttattctttttacatttgGGGTGTCACTGGGGGGTAACACTACCATGGGAGTGTCAGATACCGAGAGATACCCATGTCACCATCGTGTTTGATCTTAATGTCACATGTAGACATGAATCCACACTGTTCCGTTTTCCAGGTACGCTACAGGCCATGACATTACAGAGCACTCTGTGCTGATCCATGAGTACTACAGCCGGGAAGCCCCCAACCCCATTCACCTCACCGTGGACACGAGCCTCCAGAACGGCCGCATGAGCATCAAGGCCTATGTCAGGTACCAGTGTTTTGGGACACAAGGGCATAAAAGGCTGTGTAGGTCATACCATGTCTGGATgacacccacctccccccaaagCAGGTTTAATCCTTCAGTATATAGCTCATTGCCTCCTAAGGAAGCTCATTCCTCACTCTTAGCAGTTATCGTTAGAAGGGTTTTACTCTGAAACAAAATCTGTCCCTGAAACTCACTGATACCAGTTGTACCCCAGACTTCTActtattgctctttttttttttttttaagattttatttatttatttgacagagatggagacagccagcgagagagggaacacaagcagggggagtgggagaggaagaagcaggctcatagcggaagagcctgatgtggggctcgatcccataacgccgggatcacgccctgagccaaaggcagacgcttaaccgctgtgccacccaggcgcccctctactcaTTGCTCTTAACGAGTTTCAGATGACAGCCCTTTAGATATTTGTACAAACTGTAACGTTTTCCATGTCATCTTTTCTATATACTAACTCTTCACGGCTCCTGTAGCTGATTCTTACGTGGTATTTTCATCACGATCCTTCACCACGTTCTGTTTTTCTGAGGTCACCCTTTTGTTTGCCGTTATCCTGAGAACTGAACACAGTACGTGGGGTAGTACGGATTAAAGGGTGACTGTCCTTTTTTGAATACATCTGTTACCCCAGGGTAGAGTACACTTTTAATGACAATAACATTATAGTTTTGACACACTGCGCTTGCAGGCAGCTGACATGCCCGTTGGCGGGGAGGTTGGGAGAGGTACAGAGGCATGCTGAAGAAGGGGCTGCCAGAGGGGTGCAAGGGTTGTCTTTCTGGTTAGAGCGAAGGCCTTTGTTAGTGCCTATCTTACTGAGTTTGACTTTATGCTGCTTGTGTGTGTCCTGATGTAACCAGTTAACCATGATGCAGAAAAACAATGGTGGGGGATGCCAGGTGCTTATGGGCTAGTTGGTGTACCACTAAGCTTTAGTCATTGCCTGATTTCTTAGCCTTTCCAGATATTTCAGACCGTTTGAAAGGAATATTGTTGACATAGTAAAGGCACTCACCTTTAGTGAGATTACTTACAGCACCCAATTTAGTCTTGGTGGGCTGGAGTCAGTTGGCTTGTTTCAGTGCTGATAAAGGGCTGGCTCAGTCTCATGGAAGACCTGTCCTGTTTCTTCTTTCCATGGGCATGAATATCTGAGCAGCCAGCTCCACAGGGAAATCCAGTGTCTT includes:
- the EIF3F gene encoding eukaryotic translation initiation factor 3 subunit F isoform X1 produces the protein MATPAAPASAPAATPAPAPAPAAAPASVPAPAPTPASAPAPAPAPVPAPTPAPASDPATAAATTAAPGQTPASTPAPAQTPAQSLPGPALPGPFPGGRVVRLHPVILASIVDSYERRNEGAARVIGTLLGTVDKHSVEVTNCFSVPHNESEDEVAVDMEFAKNMYELHKKVSPNELILGWYATGHDITEHSVLIHEYYSREAPNPIHLTVDTSLQNGRMSIKAYVSTLMGVPGRTMGVMFTPLTVKYAYYDTERIGVDLIMKTCFSPNRVIGLSSDLQQVGGASARIQDALSTVLQYAEDVLSGKVSADNTVGRFLMSLVNQVPKIVPDDFETMLNSNINVSAVPGLLGVCVFPHLSSCTNAKGVGGDDPEGNRGGGRRRGFAFGPLQSRLGERKR
- the EIF3F gene encoding eukaryotic translation initiation factor 3 subunit F isoform X2, which translates into the protein MATPAAPASAPAATPAPAPAPAAAPASVPAPAPTPASAPAPAPAPVPAPTPAPASDPATAAATTAAPGQTPASTPAPAQTPAQSLPGPALPGPFPGGRVVRLHPVILASIVDSYERRNEGAARVIGTLLGTVDKHSVEVTNCFSVPHNESEDEVAVDMEFAKNMYELHKKVSPNELILGWYATGHDITEHSVLIHEYYSREAPNPIHLTVDTSLQNGRMSIKAYVSTLMGVPGRTMGVMFTPLTVKYAYYDTERIGVDLIMKTCFSPNRVIGLSSDLQQVGGASARIQDALSTVLQYAEDVLSGKVSADNTVGRFLMSLVNQVPKIVPDDFETMLNSNINDLLMVTYLANLTQSQIALNEKLVNL